Proteins encoded in a region of the Nicotiana tomentosiformis chromosome 9, ASM39032v3, whole genome shotgun sequence genome:
- the LOC104113805 gene encoding leucine-rich repeat extensin-like protein 6, with product MKFINLALFGFFFIIFFFSKPSFQASPPPPPIKYDQNPRLFNAYIALQAWKHVMTSDPRNFTKNWYGYKVCNYTGVYCAPAPDNPKITTVAGIDLNHANISGYLPEDLGLLTDLAVFHINSNRFSGTVPKSFSKLQLLYELDVSNNLLCGEFPSVVLSLSSLKFLDIRYNQFEGNVPSRLWDRKLDALFINNNNFQFTWPKNLGNSPVSALVMANINVTGCIPPSIAKMGKTLNQIILMNASLNGCLPQELGLLKNVTVFDVSFNNLVGKLPETIAGMKKLEHLNVAHNKLSGEIPASICSLPRLKNFTYSYNYFCDEPKICLKLKDKNDKKNCIPYRPSQRSVNECKAFYSRGPVDCRSFGCGSRSPPPPPPPPPPPPPPPPPPPPPPPKSHYYHYP from the coding sequence ATGAAGTTTATCAACTTAGCCCTTTTTGGCTTCTTtttcatcattttcttcttctcaaaACCCTCTTTTCAAGCTTCCCCTCCTCCACCAccaatcaaatatgaccaaaaCCCTAGACTTTTCAATGCTTACATAGCTCTACAAGCTTGGAAACATGTCATGACTTCTGACCCTAGAAACTTCACCAAGAATTGGTATGGATACAAAGTTTGCAACTACACCGGAGTTTACTGTGCTCCGGCACCAGATAACCCTAAAATCACCACCGTTGCCGGAATTGACCTCAACCATGCAAATATTTCCGGTTACTTGCCTGAAGATCTTGGCCTGTTGACAGATTTAGCCGTTTTTCATATAAACTCCAACAGATTTTCAGGCACTGTCCCAAAATCCTTTTCTAAGCTCCAACTTCTTTATGAACTTGACGTGAGTAACAACCTTTTGTGTGGTGAATTTCCTTCGGTTGTTCTTTCACTTTCTTCTTTAAAATTTCTTGATATTAGGTATAACCAATTCGAAGGAAATGTCCCTTCTCGACTCTGGGATCGAAAACTGGATGCCCTTTTCATAAACAACAACAATTTTCAGTTTACATGGCCTAAAAACTTAGGAAACTCGCCTGTTTCTGCTTTGGTTATGGCAAATATCAATGTCACGGGATGTATACCACCAAGTATAGCAAAAATGGGGAAAACGCTAAATCAGATTATTCTCATGAATGCTAGTTTAAATGGATGTTTGCCACAAGAACTAGGGCTCTTGAAAAATGTGACGGTTTTTGATGTAAGCTTTAACAATCTTGTTGGGAAGTTGCCGGAAACAATTGCGGGCATGAAGAAATTGGAACATCTCAACGTGGCACATAACAAGCTCTCCGGCGAGATTCCGGCAAGTATTTGCTCGTTGCCGAGGTTGAAGAATTTCACCTACTcttataattatttctgtgatGAACCGAAGATTTGTCTCAAGTTGAAggataaaaatgataagaagaatTGTATACCCTATAGGCCATCACAACGTTCAGTTAATGAATGTAAGGCTTTTTATTCACGAGGTCCAGTTGATTGccgttcatttggttgtggatcAAGAAGTCCTCCACCACCACCGCCACCACCACCGCCACCtcctccaccaccaccacccccACCGCCACCTCCTCCGAAATCACATTATTACCATTATCCGTGA